A genomic window from Triticum urartu cultivar G1812 chromosome 7, Tu2.1, whole genome shotgun sequence includes:
- the LOC125522640 gene encoding serine/arginine repetitive matrix protein 1-like → MRPRGRGDDPDDDEDYESSPQRSAPGSDAEPEEPAPPPPPQPTRAPLSSLVVRPSPPPPQDNGASSQSPARSSPSPVGDAQGRRRGSSLPRRRREFSSPDPRIRERRRSPPPPARRRPGSPPPPQRRRFSPPGYQPRPPRFYDEPQGYGMHAGPSPPRQRRLESSNFDDAIGPRYTHGYEGNGRGYARGGRGYEGGGRGYEGGGRGGARFRDVSPPYGRGGRSHGRGSYNGPGKEFILIDGEYVHRNDPNLSPREGDWICQNPSCGNLNFARRSHCNNCNKHRYESSLSPHRGYFDSPPRVPARPLGQPSDRAPPREMARYKPAPRDWGVGDPRSYPARSPPERVGRFPDPLQRERGFRGERELRDPVKFEWPAAEYKQRERPHGGLYLDRSRSPQRSWGSDMRDRSRSPAGNRPMKGAFLGRGRPDLEYGGSYVGRGRLDGGRGRGRGRGRVYRPGGDPYPGEGRDDRRAALHGRDDGRY, encoded by the exons ATGCGGCCGCGCGGCAGAGGGGACGACCCTGACGACGACGAGGACTACGAGTCCTCCCCGCAGCGGAGCGCCCCGGGGTCGGATGCCGAGCCCGAAgagcccgcgccgccgccgccgccgcagcccacGCGCGCGCCCCTCAGCAGCCTAGTCGTCCGGccgtcgccaccgccgccgcaggATAACGGCGCGTCCTCCCAGTCCCCTGCCCGTTCGTCCCCCTCCCCCGTCGGCGACGCCCAGGGTCGCCGCCGCGGGTCCTCGCTCCCTCGTCGCCGTCGCGAGTTCTCGTCGCCGGACCCCCGGATCAGGGAGAGACGCCGGTCGCCGCCGCCCCCCGCGAGGCGCCGCCCTGGCAGCCCGCCGCCCCCCCAGCGCCGCCGCTTCAGCCCACCCGGTTACCAGCCTCGGCCCCCACGATTCTACGACGAGCCGCAAG GATATGGCATGCATGCTGGACCATCACCTCCGCGCCAACGCAGATTAGAAAGCAGCAACTTTGATGACGCTATTGGTCCACGTTACACCCATGGCTATGAAGGGAATGGTAGAGGATATGCAAGGGGTGGTAGGGGATATGAAGGGGGTGGTAGGGGATATGAAGGGGGTGGTAGAGGAGGTGCAAGATTCCGAGATGTTTCTCCACCATATGGAAGAGGAGGCAGGTCGCACGGGAGGGGGAGCTATAATGGTCCTGGAAAGGAGTTCATTCTAATTGATGGAGAATATGTTCACAGGAATGATCCAAATCTTTCACCAAGAGAAGGTGATTGGATATGCCAGAATCCGAG TTGTGGAAACCTCAACTTTGCTCGAAGAAGTCACTGTAACAACTGCAACAAACACCGCTATGAGTCTAGTCTTAGTCCTCACAGGGGTTACTTTGACTCTCCTCCACGAGTGCCTGCAAGGCCACTTGGTCAACCAAGTGATCGTGCTCCTCCAAGAGAAATGGCGAGGTACAAGCCAGCACCCCGTGATTGGGGTGTGGGTGATCCTAGAAGTTATCCAGCTAGATCACCTCCAGAACGCGTAGGACGATTTCCAGATCCATTGCAGAGGGAAAGGGGTTTCCGTGGTGAACGTGAGTTGCGTGACCCTGTGAAGTTTGAGTGGCCTGCTGCGGAGTACAAGCAGAGGGAGCGTCCACATGGTGGGTTGTATCTTGACAGGAGCCGATCTCCTCAGCGGAGCTGGGGGAGCGATATGCGGGACAGAAGCAGATCTCCTGCAGGTAACAGACCAATGAAGGGTGCTTTCTTGGGCAGAGGTCGACCAGACCTAGAGTATGGTGGTTCATATGTAGGCCGAGGGCGGTTGGATGGTGGGCGCGGGCGTGGACGTGGGCGTGGCCGTGTTTACAGGCCAGGAGGTGATCCATACCCTGGCGAGGGCCGAGATGATCGGCGCGCTGCTCTTCATGGTAGGGATGATGGGCGCTACTAG